A genomic window from Silene latifolia isolate original U9 population chromosome Y, ASM4854445v1, whole genome shotgun sequence includes:
- the LOC141633685 gene encoding uncharacterized protein LOC141633685 isoform X1, translating into MKITPSSTTTLLSSKPTPQDLLPKIPLPRRKPSKTTPRLPRKPSAVARGPSTPLLRWEHRQERESAAVNNVAEDNSPELRRKSRRARDSPPLSARKLGAALWRMQAAAAATNQDNIAGGDRLGFKLANGHGIEQLLCHHSRRECGSEAKDPLTSPCSVNGPVNRYLCERQPPILYTNYAMEGATKWDPIGLKPSNENPNDTKLVEQKANAATISAVEKELEQARARIEEMEVERRSSKKKVEHFLKKLSEERATWRSREHEKVLAIIDDIKGDFNRERKNRQRLEMVNSKLVNEVAEVKLSAKRYVQDYEKERKSRELIEEVCDELAKEIGEDKAEVDSLKKECMKIREEVEDERRMLQMAEVWREERVQMKLVDAKVALDQKYSQMSYLVDKMEKFLKSQGVKLDANDLREAELFQKATASINIKDIKEFTYEPSNADDILAVVQEMAMAESDEREIEPCVEYSPASHASKVRTVSPEMNSHNKDHHRLSNMYGYRSGDMDDDGSGWETISHGEDRGSSFSPEGSIMSVNRMYRDSNVSGSCTEWEEQVGDETPITEISEVCSVSSKQLNKVKSISRLWRSNNNSGDGYKTIPVDGIHGRLSNGQVSNGRISNGSTMSSDRGSCKGGISPSNIAGWSSPESGNSHASRGMKGCIEWPRGVQRHSLKNKLVEARMESQKIQLRHVLKQKI; encoded by the exons ATGAAGATCACACCTTCGTCAACCACTACTCTCCTCTCCTCGAAACCTACACCTCAAGATCTTCTTCCCAAAATACCCCTCCCTCGTCGCAAACCTTCCAAAACTACCCCTCGCCTTCCACGCAAGCCCTCCGCCGTCGCCCGCGGGCCGTCTACCCCTCTCCTCCGGTGGGAACACCGTCAGGAGAGAGAATCCGCTGCTGTAAATAATGTGGCAGAGGATAATTCGCCGGAGCTCCGGCGTAAGTCTAGGAGAGCTAGAGATAGCCCCCCTTTATCGGCTCGTAAACTCGGCGCTGCGCTTTGGCGAATGCAGGCTGCTGCTGCCGCCACTAATCAGGATAACATTGCTGGAGGAGATCGATTAGGGTTTAAG CTAGCAAATGGCCATGGCATTGAACAATTATTGTGCCATCACAGTAGAAGAGAATGTGGCTCTGAAGCTAAGGATCCACTTACGAGTCCCTGCTCCGTTAATGGTCCCGTTAATAGATATCTCTGTGAG AGACAGCCTCCCATCCTATATACAAATTATGCAATGGAGGGAGCTACAAAGTGGGACCCCATTGGCTTGAAACCATCCAACGAAAATCCCAATGACACAAAGCTAGTTGAACAAAAAGCAAATGCCGCCACGATCTCTGCTGTTGAAAAAGAACTTGAGCAGGCCCGGGCACGCATAGAGGAGATGGAAGTAGAGAGGCGGTCGTCAAAGAAGAAAGTTGAACACTTCTTGAAGAAACTCAGTGAGGAAAGGGCTACTTGGCGAAGCCGAGAACATGAAAAAGTCCTTGCAATAATCGATGACATTAAAGGTGATTTCAATCGAGAAAGGAAGAATCGGCAAAGACTGGAAATGGTCAACTCCAAGCTGGTCAACGAGGTGGCAGAAGTCAAGTTGTCGGCAAAGAGATACGTGCAGGACTATGAGAAAGAGAGGAAGAGCCGAGAGTTAATAGAGGAAGTGTGTGATGAGCTGGCAAAGGAAATAGGGGAAGACAAGGCTGAAGTGGATTCGCTAAAGAAAGAATGCATGAAGATTCGCGAGGAGGTCGAAGACGAGAGAAGAATGTTGCAAATGGCTGAGGTTTGGCGAGAAGAGCGAGTCCAAATGAAACTTGTAGATGCCAAAGTGGCTCTTGATCAGAAGTACTCCCAAATGAGTTATCTGGTTGACAAGATGGAAAAATTTCTCAAGTCACAAGGTGTGAAGCTAGATGCCAATGACCTGAGAGAGGCTGAATTGTTTCAAAAGGCTACTGCATCGATAAACATCAAAGACATCAAAGAGTTTACATATGAACCGTCAAATGCGGATGATATATTGGCAGTTGTGCAAGAAATGGCTATGGCTGAAAGTGATGAAAGAGAAATTGAGCCGTGTGTTGAATATAGCCCTGCAAGCCATGCATCTAAGGTAAGAACTGTTAGTCCTGAAATGAATAGCCATAACAAAGACCATCATAGACTTTCAAATATGTATGGCTATCGAAGTGGTGACATGGATGATGATGGGAGTGGGTGGGAAACTATCAGTCATGGAGAAGACCGAGGCTCAAGTTTTTCTCCGGAGGGAAGCATCATGTCGGTAAATAGAATGTATCGGGATAGTAATGTGTCAGGAAGTTGCACGGAATGGGAAGAGCAGGTTGGTGATGAGACACCAATCACTGAAATCAGTGAAGTTTGCTCAGTTTCCTCAAAGCAGCTAAACAAAGTGAAATCAATATCCAGGCTTTGGCGGTCAAATAACAACAGTGGTGACGGTTACAAGACAATACCGGTGGATGGTATTCATGGAAGGCTTTCTAATGGCCAGGTTTCTAACGGAAGAATTTCCAATGGGTCTACGATGTCGTCCGATCGTGGATCGTGTAAAGGTGGGATTAGCCCTTCAAATATTGCCGGGTGGAGCTCACCTGAATCTGGAAATTCTCATGCTAGCAGGGGGATGAAGGGTTGTATTGAATGGCCTCGGGGAGTGCAAAGGCACAGCTTAAAGAATAAACTCGTGGAGGCGAGGATGGAGAGTCAAAAGATCCAGCTACGTCATGTTTTAAAGCAGAAGATTTAA
- the LOC141633685 gene encoding uncharacterized protein LOC141633685 isoform X2: MKITPSSTTTLLSSKPTPQDLLPKIPLPRRKPSKTTPRLPRKPSAVARGPSTPLLRWEHRQERESAAVNNVAEDNSPELRRKSRRARDSPPLSARKLGAALWRMQAAAAATNQDNIAGGDRLGFKLANGHGIEQLLCHHSRRECGSEAKDPLTSPCSVNGPVNRYLCEPPILYTNYAMEGATKWDPIGLKPSNENPNDTKLVEQKANAATISAVEKELEQARARIEEMEVERRSSKKKVEHFLKKLSEERATWRSREHEKVLAIIDDIKGDFNRERKNRQRLEMVNSKLVNEVAEVKLSAKRYVQDYEKERKSRELIEEVCDELAKEIGEDKAEVDSLKKECMKIREEVEDERRMLQMAEVWREERVQMKLVDAKVALDQKYSQMSYLVDKMEKFLKSQGVKLDANDLREAELFQKATASINIKDIKEFTYEPSNADDILAVVQEMAMAESDEREIEPCVEYSPASHASKVRTVSPEMNSHNKDHHRLSNMYGYRSGDMDDDGSGWETISHGEDRGSSFSPEGSIMSVNRMYRDSNVSGSCTEWEEQVGDETPITEISEVCSVSSKQLNKVKSISRLWRSNNNSGDGYKTIPVDGIHGRLSNGQVSNGRISNGSTMSSDRGSCKGGISPSNIAGWSSPESGNSHASRGMKGCIEWPRGVQRHSLKNKLVEARMESQKIQLRHVLKQKI; this comes from the exons ATGAAGATCACACCTTCGTCAACCACTACTCTCCTCTCCTCGAAACCTACACCTCAAGATCTTCTTCCCAAAATACCCCTCCCTCGTCGCAAACCTTCCAAAACTACCCCTCGCCTTCCACGCAAGCCCTCCGCCGTCGCCCGCGGGCCGTCTACCCCTCTCCTCCGGTGGGAACACCGTCAGGAGAGAGAATCCGCTGCTGTAAATAATGTGGCAGAGGATAATTCGCCGGAGCTCCGGCGTAAGTCTAGGAGAGCTAGAGATAGCCCCCCTTTATCGGCTCGTAAACTCGGCGCTGCGCTTTGGCGAATGCAGGCTGCTGCTGCCGCCACTAATCAGGATAACATTGCTGGAGGAGATCGATTAGGGTTTAAG CTAGCAAATGGCCATGGCATTGAACAATTATTGTGCCATCACAGTAGAAGAGAATGTGGCTCTGAAGCTAAGGATCCACTTACGAGTCCCTGCTCCGTTAATGGTCCCGTTAATAGATATCTCTGTGAG CCTCCCATCCTATATACAAATTATGCAATGGAGGGAGCTACAAAGTGGGACCCCATTGGCTTGAAACCATCCAACGAAAATCCCAATGACACAAAGCTAGTTGAACAAAAAGCAAATGCCGCCACGATCTCTGCTGTTGAAAAAGAACTTGAGCAGGCCCGGGCACGCATAGAGGAGATGGAAGTAGAGAGGCGGTCGTCAAAGAAGAAAGTTGAACACTTCTTGAAGAAACTCAGTGAGGAAAGGGCTACTTGGCGAAGCCGAGAACATGAAAAAGTCCTTGCAATAATCGATGACATTAAAGGTGATTTCAATCGAGAAAGGAAGAATCGGCAAAGACTGGAAATGGTCAACTCCAAGCTGGTCAACGAGGTGGCAGAAGTCAAGTTGTCGGCAAAGAGATACGTGCAGGACTATGAGAAAGAGAGGAAGAGCCGAGAGTTAATAGAGGAAGTGTGTGATGAGCTGGCAAAGGAAATAGGGGAAGACAAGGCTGAAGTGGATTCGCTAAAGAAAGAATGCATGAAGATTCGCGAGGAGGTCGAAGACGAGAGAAGAATGTTGCAAATGGCTGAGGTTTGGCGAGAAGAGCGAGTCCAAATGAAACTTGTAGATGCCAAAGTGGCTCTTGATCAGAAGTACTCCCAAATGAGTTATCTGGTTGACAAGATGGAAAAATTTCTCAAGTCACAAGGTGTGAAGCTAGATGCCAATGACCTGAGAGAGGCTGAATTGTTTCAAAAGGCTACTGCATCGATAAACATCAAAGACATCAAAGAGTTTACATATGAACCGTCAAATGCGGATGATATATTGGCAGTTGTGCAAGAAATGGCTATGGCTGAAAGTGATGAAAGAGAAATTGAGCCGTGTGTTGAATATAGCCCTGCAAGCCATGCATCTAAGGTAAGAACTGTTAGTCCTGAAATGAATAGCCATAACAAAGACCATCATAGACTTTCAAATATGTATGGCTATCGAAGTGGTGACATGGATGATGATGGGAGTGGGTGGGAAACTATCAGTCATGGAGAAGACCGAGGCTCAAGTTTTTCTCCGGAGGGAAGCATCATGTCGGTAAATAGAATGTATCGGGATAGTAATGTGTCAGGAAGTTGCACGGAATGGGAAGAGCAGGTTGGTGATGAGACACCAATCACTGAAATCAGTGAAGTTTGCTCAGTTTCCTCAAAGCAGCTAAACAAAGTGAAATCAATATCCAGGCTTTGGCGGTCAAATAACAACAGTGGTGACGGTTACAAGACAATACCGGTGGATGGTATTCATGGAAGGCTTTCTAATGGCCAGGTTTCTAACGGAAGAATTTCCAATGGGTCTACGATGTCGTCCGATCGTGGATCGTGTAAAGGTGGGATTAGCCCTTCAAATATTGCCGGGTGGAGCTCACCTGAATCTGGAAATTCTCATGCTAGCAGGGGGATGAAGGGTTGTATTGAATGGCCTCGGGGAGTGCAAAGGCACAGCTTAAAGAATAAACTCGTGGAGGCGAGGATGGAGAGTCAAAAGATCCAGCTACGTCATGTTTTAAAGCAGAAGATTTAA